Below is a window of Candidatus Hydrogenedentota bacterium DNA.
GGGTCAACCACGACATCCTGATGGAGCGGGTGGCGCGCGTGGTTGGCGACAGGCGGGTTCTGAAGCTGATCCGGCGGTATCTGGAAGCGGGAATGATGGAGGAGGGCGTGGTCTCGCCGAGGACGCAGGGCACGCCGCAAGGTGGTCCGTTGAGTCCGCTGCTGTCGAACATCCTGCTGACGGACCTGGACCGGGAACTGGAGCGCCGCGGCCATGCGTTCTGCCGCTATGCGGACGACTGCAACATCTACGTCCGCAGCGAAGCGGCCGGCGCGCGGGTGCTGGCGAGCATGACCCAGTTTCTGGAAGAACGGCTCAAGCTCAACGTCAATGCGGCGAAGAGCGCAGTCGCTCAACCTTGGCACCGCAAGTTTCTGGGCTACAGCCTGACGGCGCACAAGGCGCCGAAGCTGCGTATCGCGCCGACCAGTATCGAACGGCTCAAG
It encodes the following:
- a CDS encoding group II intron reverse transcriptase/maturase, whose protein sequence is VNHDILMERVARVVGDRRVLKLIRRYLEAGMMEEGVVSPRTQGTPQGGPLSPLLSNILLTDLDRELERRGHAFCRYADDCNIYVRSEAAGARVLASMTQFLEERLKLNVNAAKSAVAQPWHRKFLGYSLTAHKAPKLRIAPTSIERLKAKVGEVFRRGRGCSLGQTIVELNPILRGWAAYFKLTETQRVLEDLDSWIRRKLRC